The Croceibacterium sp. TMG7-5b_MA50 genome segment GATCTGCCCGCGCCGTTCTCCCTAACGCGCCGCTGCGATCCAGTCCCGCAGCAGAGCCCGCGCCGCGCCGCTGTCGATTGCCTCTGCCGCACGTGCGGCACCTGACTGCCAGTCAGCACTCGCTTCCGAAACGATCAGCGCACCGGCTGCATTCAGCAGCACGGCATCCCGATATGGACCCGGCGTCCCGTCCAGCAGGGCGCGCAGGGCGTCTGCGTTGTGCGCCGCATCGCCACCTCGGATGGCGCTGACCGGGGCGGTCGGCAGCCCGACATCCCCCGGCAACAACCGGGCCATGAGCACAGCGGCATCGCGGACCGTGGCGACCTCGTTTCCGCCGGCAACGCTCAATTCGTCCAGCCCTTCGTCACCCGACACGATCAGCGCATGATCGGTGCCAAGCTGCGCCAGCGCAGCGGCATAGATCGGCACATAGGCTGGCCGGGCAATGCCAATCAGTTGCCGGGTGACTCCTGCCGGATTGGCGAGCGGTCCAAGCAGGTTGAAGATGGTCCGTCGACCAATCGCCCGGCGTATCGGCATGATCCGCGCCAGGGCAGGGTGGTATGCGGCGGCAAACAGGAAGCCGATGCCGATACTGCCAAGCGTCGCCTCCGCCGTACGAGCGGCCCCATCGAGATCGAGACCCAGCGCCTCCAGCGTATCGGCAGCCCCGGCCTTGCTGCTGGCAGCGCGGTTGCCGTGCTTGGCCACCGGGACGCCGCACGCCGCCACGACGATGGCAACCGCGGTGGAGACGTTCAGCGTGTGGTGCCCGTCACCGCCCGTACCGCAGACGTCGATCGCTTCGACGGGCGCCGACACCCGGATCATGCGCGCCCGCATCGCGCGGGCGGCACCGGCGATCTCGGCGGCGGTCTCTCCCCGATCGGTCAGGGCCACCAGTGTCCGCGTCACGGCGGCATCGTCCATCACGCCGTCCAGCATGCGGCCGAACAGCGCCTCGGCCTCCTCCAACGAGAGGGGATCGATCATCGCGGGGGCTGCGGATCGATCCCGCAAAGGCGCAGCCAGTTGGCGAGCAGATCGTGGCCGTGCTCGGTCGCGATGCTCTCCGGGTGGAACTGCACGCCATGGATCGGCAGCGTTGCGTGGCGGAAGCCCATGGCCACCGTCCCGTCCAGTCCCGGCGTCTCGCTATGGGCGTTGACCACCAGGGTGTCGGGAATGTCGATCACGACCAACGAATGGTAGCGAGTCGCGGTGAAGGGGCTGGGCAGTCCGGCAAACACCCCGCTGCCGTCATGCGTGACGGGGGATGTCTTGCCGTGCATTAACCCGCCGCGGGTCACCGTACCGCCGAAATGTTGTCCGATCGCCTGATGGCCGAGGCACACGCCCAGCAACGGCCGTCCCGCATCCACGCAGGCGCCGACCAGATCGAGGCTGATGCCGGCCTCGCTCGGGGTGCATGGCCCGGGGGAAATCAGGAAGCCGGCAGCACCCGTTTCCAGCGCCTGCGCGGCGGACAGCGCATCGTTGCGGACCACCTCAACAGGAGCGCCCAGTTCCATCAGGTAATGGACCAGGTTGAAGGTGAAGCTGTCGTAATTGTCGATGACGAGGATGGGGGCGGTCATGGCTGCTTCACTGTCCAAAGCCGGGCTCGGCGGCAATCCGGGCCGCTTCCTGGGCGGCGGCGATCAGCGCGCCGGCTTTCGCCTCGCACTCACGCTGTTCGTATGCAGGGTCGCTGTCCGCGACGATGCCGGCGCCGGACTGGACATGCATGGTGCCATCCTTGACCACCGCCGTGCGCAGCACGATGCAGCTGTCGACCGACCCATCCGGCGCGAAGTAGCCAACGCCGCCGGCATATGGGCCTCGCGTCTCCGGTTCCAGCCCGGCGATAATTTCGCAGGCGCGGATCTTCGGCGCGCCGCTGACGGTGCCGGCCGGGAAGCCGGCGAACAGTGCGTCGAGGGCGTCCTTCCCCGGTGCAAGCTGGCCCACCACGTTGCTGACGATGTGCATGACGTGGCTGTAGCGTTCGACGGTGAAGCTGTCGGTGACGGTGACGCTGCCTGCGGACGCCACACGGCCGACATCGTTCCGGCCCAGGTCGAGTAGCATCAGGTGCTCGGCACACTCCTTGGGATCGGCCAGCAGGTCGGCCTCCGCCGCCCGGTCCGCCGCCTCGTTTACGCCGCGCGGGCGGGTGCCGGCGATGGGGCGGATGGTGACCTCCCCATCGCGAACGCGGACGAGGATCTCGGGACTGGAGCCGACTAGGGCGAAGCCTGGCAGGTCGAGAAAGTAGAGGAACGGTGACGGATTGATCCGGCGCAGTGCGCGGTACAGTGCCAGCGGCGGCAGCGGGAACTGGCAGGTGAAACGCTGCGCCAGCACGATCTGGAAGATGTCGCCGGCGGTAATGTACTCCTTCGCCTGCGCCACCATTGCCGGGTAGTCGCCAGGGGCAAGGACCGGCTGCAGCGCCATTTCGGTGGGCGCCGGCAACGACCCGGTCGCGGGCGGAGCAGGCGCGGCGAGGCTGCGCAGCGCCTCGTCGATCCGCTCCGCCGCACGGGCCAGGGCTGCCTCCGGTTCGGTACCATCGGCCCAGAGCGGCGCAACGCAGAACAGCGCGTCGGTCAGGCCATCGAACACCAGCACCACGGTCGGGCGCACGAACAGCATGTCCGGCAGGTCCAACTCACCCTGTGGAGCGCGGGGGAGCTGCTCCACCAGGCCGATCGTCTCGTAACCGAAATAGCCGACTAGGCAGGCAAGGGCAGGGGGCAGTTCCGCTGGCACGTCGATGCGACAGGATGCGGCAAGCGCCCGCAATTCTGCCAGCGACCCGCCCGGCAGCGGCTCGAACGCATCGCGGTCATGCTGCCACGCGCGATTGATCGCGCAGGAGGCGCCGGTGGCGCGATAGACCAGATCGGGATCAAGGCCGAGCAGGCTGTAACGGCCACGGATCGCGCCGCCCTCTACCGACTCCAGCAGGAAGTCCCCGCGGCCCGGTTCCATCAGCTTGGTGGCGGCACCGACCGGTGTCTCGGTATCGGCGACGACCCGGCGCCAGACCAACGCGGGCTGCCCGGCCGCAAGCTGCCGGCGGGCGGCGTCGGCGTTCGCGAGTGCGGATCCGGTCATTGGCCGCCGGTCAATTGCGTACGGACCGCCGCGATGGCTTCCTCGTTGCGCTCAACCCCAACCTCCGCTTGGACCGCGGCGATGAACTGCGCTGCGTATTCCTCACCCGTGGCGGTGCCGAGCTGCTGCAGTGCCTGGATCACCACCGGATCGGTCTGCGCGATCTGCGGCGCGGTGACGTTGTTCAGCTGGATCACGTACCAGCCGCTGTCGCCCTGCTCCTCCAACACCTTCACCGTGCCCTTGGCCATGGAGAAGAACAGGGCCAGCGGACGCGGCACCTGCTGCTGACCCGCGAGCTGGTCACGCGTCAGGTTGACCGGCCGTGGTGCGGCCAGACCCTTGTTCTCCGCCGTCAGCGCGGCGGCGAGCGTGGAGCCGCCGGCGATACGCTGCTGCACACGCCCGGCGGCCGCCCTAGCGGCAGCGGCACCCTGATCGCGGCGCCAGAGGCCGGCGACCTCGTCCCGGATCTCTGCCAGCGGGGCGGTGGCGGAGCGGGTGATCTCCGCCACGTCATAGGCGATGAACTGCTCGCCCGGGACGAGTTCGGCGACCTGCGCGTTGCCTTCCTCCATCTCGAAGGCGGCGGGCAGCACGCGGGTCAGTTCGGCCGGGACGCGTTCGTCGCTGGTGGCGCCATAGACGGCGCCCTCGGCGGTTACCGGACGGGTGGTGGCGACGGTGCCCTTCAGCGAGGTCGCGACCTCGGCCAGGGTTGCGCCATCCTCCAGCTGATCCTGCACCCGCGCGCCCAGGCCGGCGATCGCGGCAGAGCGCGCCTCCTGCGCCAGGGTCGCAGCGATCTCCGTTCGGACCTGCGCCAGCGTGCGGGCCGGCGTGCGCTCGACCGCGTCGACTTGCAGGACGTACCAGCCGAGCGGCCCGCGTGCGGGATTGGCGAGGGCGCCCTGCGCCGTGCCAAAAGCGGCGCTCGCAACCGCGGCTGAGGCCTGCGTCGAAAGCTGGCTTTGCGTCACAGGGCCGATCGCCGCGGTGCGCAGCCCCTTGCCTTGGGCACTCGCCGCAAGGCTGATGCCGCCGCGCACTTCAGTGACGATGGCCTGTGCGGCAGCCTGCGTGGGCACGATTAGCTGTGTCAGTCGGCGCTGCTCACTGGCGGCGTATTGCGCGGCATCGCGCTGAAACCGCTGGGCGATCTGGGCATCGGTCGGAGCCGGCACGGTGCCGAGCGCGTCGGCACCGAAGGTGACATAGCGCAACACGCGCCGCTCCGGCCGGATGAAGCTGCCGGCATTGGCGCGGTAGAACGCCTGCAACTGCGCATCGTTGGGACCGCTGGCCGGAGCGTAGGCCTCGCTCGGAATCAGGGCGATCGCGCCCTCACGCCGCTCGCGCAGCAGCGCGGCGTAGCGAGGCCCGAAACTGGCCGGCATCACCGGCGAGATGGCGAGAGGGGAGAGGAGTTGGCGGGCGATCAGGCCGCTCGCGATATCCTGCCGCACTGCCGTCTCGCTCAGCCTGCGCTGAGCCAGCGTGGCGCGGAACAGGTTGGTATCAAACTGCCCGTCGGCACCGCGGAAGGCGGGGATTTGCAGCAATTCGCTGTCCACCAGCCGATCGCTGATGCGCAGGCCCTGATCAGCGCCGAACACTGCCAGCGCCGTACGGCGCAGCAACTGGTCCAGCACCTGCGTCAACCCGCCCTGCGCAATGAAGGCGGGCATGGTAATGGTGGGGTTCTGCTGGCGCTCCTGTTCCAGCGCGCTGTTGGCGTTATCGACCAGCTCCGCACTGTCGATCCGGTTCCCACCGACACTCGCCACCCGGTCGCCGCCGGCGATGCCGCCGAACACGCCAGTATTGGCCACATCCGCGCTGGCGAAGGCGATGGCCATCAGCAGAAGAAAGGCCAGCGTCAGGCCGACCCCCAGCTTGGAGCGGGTGAGATTGCGGAACATCTGGAGCATTGGAACGGCGCTTCTTGCAATCTGGTGGGGAGGCAGCATCCGGAGACGTTGCGAGCGGCGGCCTTATCCCCCCTGCGGCGCTTCCGCAACAGTGCGGGACAAGTGTGCCAGACCGGCGCGCGGAGCGGCTTTGACAAGCGTGATCGCGGGCGGTAGCGGGCAGCCAATCAGGCCGACCGGCGGCATCGCCCGTGCATCGGCCGCATATTCGCACATACTTACTAGCTTCAAGGACTATAGATGGCCCAGCGCCCCTATATCGTCGGCAATTGGAAGATGCACGGCACCCGCGCCATGGTGGCGGAGGCGCGTGCGATTGACCGGGCGGCGGAACGGTTGATCAAGGTGGAGGTCGCGCTGGCTCCGCCGGCGACGCTGATCCAGGCGATCCGCAAGGAAGCCAGCCTGATCGGCGTGGGCGCTCAGGATTGCCACACCGCGGAGGGCGGTGCCCATACCGGCGACATTTCCGCCGCGATGGTCAAGGATGCCGGTGCCGGGTTCGTCATCGTCGGCCATTCCGAACGCCGCGCCAACCATGGCGAGACCGATGCCGACGTGCGCGCCAAGGCGCAGGCGGCGCTGGCCGTCAGCATCAATGTCATCGTCTGCGTGGGCGAGACGGAAGGCCAACGTGACGCCGGCCAGGCCGAGGCGGTGGTCGCTTCCCAGCTCGATGCCTCGCTGCCGCGAGGAGAGCATGTGCTGGAACGGGTGACCGTCGCTTATGAGCCGGTGTGGGCGATCGGCACCGGGCGGACGCCGACGACTGAGGATGTGGCCGCGATGCATCGCGCAATCCGCGCCAAGTTGCTCGAGATCTATGGTGAGGGCGCCGAAGCGGTTCGCATCCTATATGGCGGGTCGGTGAAAGCGGACAATGCGGCCGCGTTGCTTGCGGCCGACGAGGTCGGCGGCGCGCTGGTTGGTGGTGCAAGCCTGACGGCGGAAAGCTTTGTCGGGATCGTGGTCGCCGCTGCCGAGCGGCTGGAGCATCACCACTAAGTCGCAAGCCCGCCAGAGCCGCGCCGCTTGAGAAATCGGGTCGGGCGGACTAGATGCGCGGCGACACGCGCATGTCCCGCGCCATTCGCATCAAGGTAACCCATGTCGCTGTTCATCTTTCTTTCCGTGATCCAAGGGATCATCGCTGCTGCCTTGGTGGGCGTGGTGCTGATGCAGCGCAGCGAAGGCGGCGGCTTGGGCGTGGGCGGCGGCAGCCCGGGTGGCCTGATGTCGGCTCGCGGCGCGGCCGATTTCCTGACCCGCACGACCAAGTGGCTGACGGTCGCTTTCGTGGCGCTCGCCATCGTGCTGGCAGGGCTGGCCGTGAACCAGACGGGCACGCAGGAGATCGACACCAGCCTGGACCGGAGCGTAACCACGCCTGCGGTCAACCCGCAGCAGGCCCCTGATGCGATCCCCGGCGATCCCGGCCTGGACGGACAGGCGCCGGTCGACCCGGTCCCGCAGGTCGAGGATGATCCGCTGGCGGGTGTGGCGCAGTAAGCGCTGCCCGGCCATTCTGCTGCGCGGCCTCCCGCCGCGCTTCCCCCAATACTGTGCACAGCGTGACGCCGCGGCCTTGCGCCGAATCCGCTTGCCCGCTTAAGGCCCACCTCCCATGACCCGGTACATTTTCATCACCGGCGGCGTGGTCTCCTCGCTCGGCAAGGGGCTGATGGCCGCTAGCCTTGCGGCGCTGCTGCAGGCCCGCGGCTACACCGTCCGCATCCGCAAGTTCGATCCCTACCTCAACGTCGATCCGGGCACGATGAGCCCGTATCAGCACGGCGAGGTGTTCGTTACCGATGACGGCGCGGAGACGGACCTCGATCTCGGCCATTACGAACGCTTCACCGGCGTGTCCGCTCACCAGAGCGACAACGTCACGAGCGGGCGCATCTACCAGCAGATCATCGCACGGGAGCGGCGCGGCGATTACCTGGGTGCGACCGTGCAGGTCATCCCGCATGTGACGGACGCCATCAAGGAGTTCGCGCAGGCCGATACTGACGGGCTCGACTTCGTGCTGTGCGAGATCGGCGGCACCGTCGGCGATATCGAGAGCCTGCCGTTCATTGAGGCGATCCGGCAGTTGCGCAATGAACTGGGGCGCGAACGCACCGCCTTGGTGCATGTGACGCTGGTGCCTTACATCTCCGCTGCGGGCGAGCTGAAGACCAAGCCGACCCAGCACTCCGTGCGCGACCTGACGAGCCTGGGCGTGCAGCCCGACCTGCTGCTATGCCGCTGCGAGCATCCGCTGCCCGCGGCAGAGCGGGCGAAGATCGCGCTGTTCTGCAATGTACGGCCAGAGGCGGTGATCCAGGCGCTGGATGCACAGTCGATCTACTCGGTGCCGTTGCAATACCATCGGGAAGGCTTGGATGCGGAGGTGCTGCGTCACTTCGGCCTGACCGCGCCGATGCCGGACCTGAGCCGCTGGGACGATATCGTCGATCGCTACCACAACCCGGAAGGGGAGGTGACGATCGCCGTCGTGGGCAAGTATGTCGGCCTGCCGGACGCCTACAAGAGCCTGAACGAGGCACTGGTCCACGGTGGCATGGCCAACAAGGTCAAGGTCCATATCCGCTGGATCGATGCCGAGCTGTTCGAAGAGGACGATGCCACCATCGCCGCCCAGCTGGAGCCGATGCACGGCATCCTGGTACCGGGTGGGTTCGGCGAACGGGGTAGCGAAGGCAAGATCGCCAGTGTCCGCTTCGCGCGGGAGCGGGGCGTGCCGTTCTTCGGCATCTGCCTGGGCATGCAGATGGCCTGCATCGAAGGCGCCCGCAACACGGCAGGGATCGCGGAGGCAAGCTCAACCGAGTTCGGTCCCACGACCGAGCCGGTTGTGGGCATCATCACCGAATGGATGAGCGCCGAGGGGCTGCAGCAGCGTAGTTCCGAAGGCGACCTTGGCGGCACGATGCGGCTGGGTGCCTACGATGCGAAGCTGGCGGGCAACAGCCATGTCAGCCGCGCCTATGGCGGGGCGACCGAGATCTCCGAACGGCATCGCCACCGCTACGAGGTGAATGCCGCCTATCGCGAGGAGCTGGAAGCGGGCGGCCTGCTGTTTTCCGGCATGTCGCCGGACGGGCTGCTGCCCGAGATCGTGGAGCGTCCGGACCACCCGTTCTTCATCGGGGTGCAGTTCCATCCGGAGCTGAAGAGCCGGCCGTTCGAACCACACCCGCTGTTCGCAGGCTTCATCGAGGCGGCGCTGCACCAGTCACGACTGGTCTGACCGGCGGAAGTTGACACTAAGTTGACACCTCCCGCGAACACCCGCCGGTCTATGGCGGGTGCTGCGTGGTGCTGGATCGGCGGTGATGGCGCGGCGGTGCATGGGACCGCTAGAGGCACAGCTGGGGCGGTGTAGGAAAGCGGTTTGTAGCTGCGTCTGCTGCCCGATCAGCGTGGGGTAAGGCGCAGCAGCCGACCGCCTTCGCCATCCTCGATCAGCAGCAGCGATCCGTCGGGGGCCTGGGCGATGTCGCGCAGCCGTTCCGGGAAGGGGTAGCGCGCTTCTTCCGTCCCGCGCTCCCCATTGATGGACACGCGCACCAGAGCCTTCGATGCGAGGCCGGGCATCAGCGCCTGGTCCTGCCATTGCGGGAACATCGCACCGGAATAGAACAGGAAATCACCGGGCGCGATCACCGGGTTCCAGCCGATGGCGGCGGCGTGGAATTCGGGGCGGGTGGCGTGGTCGGGGATGGGCGTGCCGTTATAATCGTCCCCGTCCGACACAATGGGCCAGCCGTAATTGTCGCCCTCCACCACCAGGTTCAGCTCATCGCCACCCTTCGGACCATGCTCCAGGTCCCACAAGCGCCCCTGCGCATCGAAGTGCAGGCCCAGGATGTTGCGGTGGCCATAGGACCAGATTTCGCGCGAAACCCCGCCGCGATCGGCGAACGGATTGCCGGCCGCAGGTGTGCCATCGAGGTTCAGCCGCAGCACCTTGCCCAGATTGGTCCCGAGGTCCTGCGCCGGGGTCTTCTTCTGCCGGTCGCCCGACGCCAGGAACAGGTGCTGGCCATCAGGCGCGAAGGCGATCCGGTGCGAGTAGTGACCCGCACCCGTGACCTTCGGATCCTGCCGCCAGATCACCTGCAGGTTCTCCACCGCGCAACTGCTCGCATCGGCACAGGTCAGTGTGCCACGTCCCAGTGCCGCCCCGCGCGTATCGCCGCTGCCCGGCTCCGCCCAGGTGAGATAGATCGTGCGGCCACCCAGCGTGGCGCTGCTCTCGCCCGGCAGGAAGGCCACGTCGCCAAGGCCGCCCTGTCCGGCATAGGCGACGTCGGGCAATCCGGTAACTGTGCCGACCTGCCCGTCCACCAGATTGACGAACTTCATCGTGCCGGCACGTTCGGTGACGAACAGGGTGTCCGTGCCGGGCGCCAGCGCAAGTGCCCAAGGTTCCGCAAACTGGCCGAGAGATGCCGCGGTGAAGGGCGGATCGCCGTCTAGCGACACCGGCTGCCCGGAGGCGAGGCCCGCGGAGGTGCGAACATCGGCAGTCGCGCCGCCATCCTGTGCGCTGCCGCAGCTTGCGGATGCCAGGGCGATCGGTAACAGGCTGGAAGCCAGGACAATATTGCGCATGCTGTCAGCAACACCTTCGCCCGATTTTTGTGCCAGCCTGCCGGGGCCGCTCGTATTCGGCGTGGACGAGGCGGGGCGCGGCCCGCTGGCAGGGCCGGTGGTCGCGGCCGCGGTGCTGCTGTGCCGTCCGCGCCCGTCCGGGCTGGACGATTCCAAGAAGCTGAACCCTGAGCGCCGCGCCTTGCTGGAGGAGCGCATCCGCCGACGCTGCGCCTGGGGCATCGGGGTGGTGGAGGTGGAGGCGATCGACCGGCTCAACATCTTCGGCGCGACCATGCTGGCCATGACGCTGGCGGTGCAGCAATTGTGCGCGGCGCTGGGTAGCGATTGCGCGGAGGTGCTGGTTGACGGCAACCTGACACCCGCCGGGCGCCGCCCGGAATGGCGCTGGCCCGCCCGCGCGATCGTGGGCGGCGACGCGCTGGAGCCGGCGATCAGCGCGGCCTCCATCCTGGCGAAGGAGCATCGGGATCGGCTGATGCGCGCCGCGGCGCTGGATCACCCGCATTACGGGTGGGACCGCAACAAGGGCTATGGCACGCCCGATCACCTGGCTGCGCTGCGGGCGCATGGGCCATGTGCGCTGCATCGCCGGTCCTTCGCGCCCGTCGCGCAGGCTGATCTGTTTTCCGCCGCAGGCTGAGTCTTCGCGGACACACCACAGCATCTTGAGTCCGCCGGGGCGGGGTGGACTCAAGATGCTGGGGCCGGACTCCCTTCGTTCCACCAACACCTTTGACTCGAAGCGACTCGGCAAAAAAGCTGGACTTGACGGCGGAGTCGCTGCTGGCGCACGCTGTGGATAAGTCAGCAGGGACCGATACGTAAAATGGGCGAAGTTCTTTCCATCCGCGCGCCGCGCGCCGCAGTACGGCCGGAGCTTCCTCTCGGGCAGATCCTGCCGGGCGACTGCATCGAGGCGATGCGGTCGCTGCCAGCGCGCAGCGTCGACCTGGTCTTCGCCGATCCACCGTACAACTTGCAGCTCGGTGGCGATCTCAACCGCCCGGATGGCAGCATGGTGGACGCGGTGACCGATGCGTGGGACCGCTTCGACAGTTTCGCCGCCTATGATGCGTTCACCCGCGACTGGCTGGCGCAGTGCCGCCGCGTGCTGAAGCCGGACGGCGCGTTGTGGGTGATCGGGAGCTATCACAACATCTTCCGCGTCGGTGCGACGATGCAGGATCTGGGCTTCTGGCTGCTGAATGACATCGTGTGGCGCAAGGCCAACCCGATGCCCAATTTTCGCGGCACACGCTTCACCAATGCGCACGAGACGCTTTTGTGGGCCAGCATGGGTGAGAAGTCGCGCTACCACTTCAACTACCGCGCGATGAAGACGCTGAATGACGAGCTGCAGATGCGCAGCGACTGGCTGATCCCGCTGTGCGGAGGGCAGGAACGGCTGAAGCGGGACGGGGCCAAAGCGCATCCGACGCAGAAGCCGGAGGCGCTGCTGTACCGCGTGCTGCTGGCGACGACGGAGCCGGGCGACGTGGTGCTGGACCCGTTCTTCGGCACCGGCACCACCGGCGCGGTCGCCAAGCGGCTGGGTCGGCAGTGGATCGGCTGCGAGCAGGAGCCCCTCTATCGTGAGGTCGCGCTGGAGCGGATCAAGGCGGCTCTGCCGCTGGACGAGAGCGCGCTGGAGGTCATGCAGAGCCGGAAGAACCAGCCCAAGGTCGCCTTCGGCGCCCTGGTGGAGGCCGGGCTGATCCCGCCCGGCAGTGTGTTGTTCGATCGGCAGCGCCGGTGGGAGGCGCGGGTGCGGGCGGACGGTTCGCTGGAGTGCGGCGTCCTGACGGGCTCCATCCACGGCGTCGGCAAGACGTTGCAGGATGCGCCGAGCTGTAACGGCTGGACATTCTGGCATCTGGAGCATGACGGGGCCGTCAAGCCGATTGATGCCCTGCGCCAATTGCACCTGCTCGCCATCGAAGACTGATGCGCCGGGTCTACCTGCAGCCGCTGACGATGGCGCCATCGCCGCAGGCGCTGCACGGCGGGGCGGTGCGGATCGCGGGCGGTGCGGTGTGGGCACGCGACTTCGCCGTGATGGTGGCAGAGGGCGGACGGGTGACGCACCGCACGCTGGCCACCCCCGCGACGATCGTGGCAGAGCTTGCGCGCCTGCCGGACGACCTGGTCACAGAAGGGCAGCATCAATGGGCGAATTTGACCCGCGTGCAGCCGCCACTGGCAGTGCCGGGCGGACCGCTGCCGCTGGACCGGCCGCAGGTGATGGGCATCCTGAACATGACGCCCGACAGCTTTTCGGACGGTGGGCAACATTCCGGCGATCCCGAGGGGCATGCGAGGGACATGCTGCGCGCCGGCGCTGCGTTGATCGACGTGGGCGGGGAAAGCACGCGGCCCGGCGCCGATCCGGTGTGGGAGGGGGATGAGATCGCCCGCATCATCCCGGCGGTGGAGACCTGTCGGCGGGTTGGTGCGCTTATCAGCCTGGATACCCGACGCGCGGCGGTGATGCAGGCGGGGCTGGATGCCGGGGCGCACATCATCAACGATGTCTCCGCCCTGTTAGACGATCCCGGTTCCGCCCCCGTTGTTGCGGCGGCGGGCGTGCCGGTCGTGCTGATGCACGCGCCGGGTGCCGGCAGCGGAAAGGGGCTGCACGGCGGTGGTGATTACGCCAACATCTTGCTGGATGTCTTCGACTGGTTGCGTGATGCGCGCGACAGGGCGCTGGCGGCTGGTATTGCGGCTGACCGCATCGTGCTCGATCCCGGGATCGGCTTCGGCAAGTCACTCGCCGGCAATATGGCCCTGCTGAACGGGCTCGCCCTGTTCCATGCGCTTGGCCACCCGCTGCTCGTGGGGGCAAGCCGCAAGCGGATGATCGGCGCCTTGCACGACGAGGCGCCGGTGGATCGCCGGCTGGGCGGAAGCATCACGATGGCGCTGGCAGCGATGACGGCCGGGTGCCAGATCATCCGGGTCCACGACGTGTACGAGACGGTGCAGGCCCGCAATGTCTGGCTAGGCCTGCGGGACGGCGCATTGGCGGATGTGGCGCTGCTGCCGGAGCTCTAGCCGCGACCGGGGAGGGCGGCGGCAAGGCTCTGCACCACCCTGCCGATGGCCTGTTCGGCGACCTTTTCGGCGGAGGGTAGTTCCTGCTCGCCAATCATCAGCGTGCGCTCTCCCACGGGGATGAAGCGGTAGCGGGACCTGCGGCCGAGGCGATCGCGGTAATAGGCGAAGCCGACCACGCCATCGAGCCGCGCCGGGACGATCGCCGTGCCAAGGCCGGCCTGCTGAAAGCGCCGGCGATAATCATCGATCGGACGTTCGAGCAGCGACAGGACGAGGCCACCTTCATCGCGTGCATTGCAGGTGCGGCGGCGGGGGGGATCGCCGTACACGCATTTGCGCTGCCCCAGTTGTTCGGCCCGCCCCGCCGGCAGCAACTTGGCGCCCCACGCCTGCTGCTCGGGGCCGATCGGGAATTGCACCGGCATCTCGATCAGCGTCAGGGCCTCCGGGTCGTAGTCGAACTCCAGCGGGCCGACGCTGGCGGTGATGAGGCGTGCCAGCACCTCCTCGCCCGTCATGACCTCGATACCGGCTGCGGCATCGGCTGCAAGCGTCTGTTCTTTACGACCTTCCTGATTGCAAGCCGTCAGGAAGGGCAGGGGCAGCAACACCAGACATGTCAGCCAACGCGGGGTCATGCCGGTGCAAGTGCATGGCAGGCGCACAGGTTCCGGTCACTCGTCGCACTTGTGTTGCGCGACGGTTACACCGCGTTGTCGATGCCGAGGTCGGAGAGCTTGCGATACAGCGTCGAACGGCCGATCCCCAGGCGCCGCGCGACCTCCGACATACGGCCGCGATAATGGCCGATGGCGAGGCGGATCACATCC includes the following:
- the folP gene encoding dihydropteroate synthase, which encodes MMRRVYLQPLTMAPSPQALHGGAVRIAGGAVWARDFAVMVAEGGRVTHRTLATPATIVAELARLPDDLVTEGQHQWANLTRVQPPLAVPGGPLPLDRPQVMGILNMTPDSFSDGGQHSGDPEGHARDMLRAGAALIDVGGESTRPGADPVWEGDEIARIIPAVETCRRVGALISLDTRRAAVMQAGLDAGAHIINDVSALLDDPGSAPVVAAAGVPVVLMHAPGAGSGKGLHGGGDYANILLDVFDWLRDARDRALAAGIAADRIVLDPGIGFGKSLAGNMALLNGLALFHALGHPLLVGASRKRMIGALHDEAPVDRRLGGSITMALAAMTAGCQIIRVHDVYETVQARNVWLGLRDGALADVALLPEL
- a CDS encoding CTP synthase — translated: MTRYIFITGGVVSSLGKGLMAASLAALLQARGYTVRIRKFDPYLNVDPGTMSPYQHGEVFVTDDGAETDLDLGHYERFTGVSAHQSDNVTSGRIYQQIIARERRGDYLGATVQVIPHVTDAIKEFAQADTDGLDFVLCEIGGTVGDIESLPFIEAIRQLRNELGRERTALVHVTLVPYISAAGELKTKPTQHSVRDLTSLGVQPDLLLCRCEHPLPAAERAKIALFCNVRPEAVIQALDAQSIYSVPLQYHREGLDAEVLRHFGLTAPMPDLSRWDDIVDRYHNPEGEVTIAVVGKYVGLPDAYKSLNEALVHGGMANKVKVHIRWIDAELFEEDDATIAAQLEPMHGILVPGGFGERGSEGKIASVRFARERGVPFFGICLGMQMACIEGARNTAGIAEASSTEFGPTTEPVVGIITEWMSAEGLQQRSSEGDLGGTMRLGAYDAKLAGNSHVSRAYGGATEISERHRHRYEVNAAYREELEAGGLLFSGMSPDGLLPEIVERPDHPFFIGVQFHPELKSRPFEPHPLFAGFIEAALHQSRLV
- a CDS encoding PQQ-dependent sugar dehydrogenase; this encodes MRNIVLASSLLPIALASASCGSAQDGGATADVRTSAGLASGQPVSLDGDPPFTAASLGQFAEPWALALAPGTDTLFVTERAGTMKFVNLVDGQVGTVTGLPDVAYAGQGGLGDVAFLPGESSATLGGRTIYLTWAEPGSGDTRGAALGRGTLTCADASSCAVENLQVIWRQDPKVTGAGHYSHRIAFAPDGQHLFLASGDRQKKTPAQDLGTNLGKVLRLNLDGTPAAGNPFADRGGVSREIWSYGHRNILGLHFDAQGRLWDLEHGPKGGDELNLVVEGDNYGWPIVSDGDDYNGTPIPDHATRPEFHAAAIGWNPVIAPGDFLFYSGAMFPQWQDQALMPGLASKALVRVSINGERGTEEARYPFPERLRDIAQAPDGSLLLIEDGEGGRLLRLTPR
- a CDS encoding ribonuclease HII: MLSATPSPDFCASLPGPLVFGVDEAGRGPLAGPVVAAAVLLCRPRPSGLDDSKKLNPERRALLEERIRRRCAWGIGVVEVEAIDRLNIFGATMLAMTLAVQQLCAALGSDCAEVLVDGNLTPAGRRPEWRWPARAIVGGDALEPAISAASILAKEHRDRLMRAAALDHPHYGWDRNKGYGTPDHLAALRAHGPCALHRRSFAPVAQADLFSAAG
- a CDS encoding site-specific DNA-methyltransferase, whose product is MGEVLSIRAPRAAVRPELPLGQILPGDCIEAMRSLPARSVDLVFADPPYNLQLGGDLNRPDGSMVDAVTDAWDRFDSFAAYDAFTRDWLAQCRRVLKPDGALWVIGSYHNIFRVGATMQDLGFWLLNDIVWRKANPMPNFRGTRFTNAHETLLWASMGEKSRYHFNYRAMKTLNDELQMRSDWLIPLCGGQERLKRDGAKAHPTQKPEALLYRVLLATTEPGDVVLDPFFGTGTTGAVAKRLGRQWIGCEQEPLYREVALERIKAALPLDESALEVMQSRKNQPKVAFGALVEAGLIPPGSVLFDRQRRWEARVRADGSLECGVLTGSIHGVGKTLQDAPSCNGWTFWHLEHDGAVKPIDALRQLHLLAIED